A region of Kribbella sp. NBC_01245 DNA encodes the following proteins:
- a CDS encoding SGNH/GDSL hydrolase family protein, translating into MSKARAARKLAQAAAFGGGGLGLIGATLYGVLTAEARYAQRVIGPMRGHPAPGGGLYGRYPGHPITLAMLGDSSAAGYGTESPEETPGVLLASGLAELAQRPVRLVDVSRTGAQSSDLAGQIDNALLAGPHVAVMLIGVNDVKNQVRPSESVRLLDAAVRRLRAAHCEVVVGTCPDLGLVQPIVPPLKQVARSWSRRLAAAQTIAVVEAGGRTVSMGSLLSEAFRKDPTLWGPDRFHPSVTGYAAASAALLPSVAAAVGVGPDAFVHPEAFRGEAVLPIAKAAVEAVRTAGTEVAATKVAGRERGPRGRWAELRHRRRHPKTEVDKQPEHATAASDVPADALS; encoded by the coding sequence ATGAGCAAAGCCAGGGCCGCCAGGAAGCTGGCCCAGGCCGCAGCCTTTGGGGGCGGGGGGTTAGGTCTCATCGGAGCGACGCTGTACGGCGTGCTGACCGCGGAAGCGCGGTATGCCCAGCGTGTGATCGGCCCGATGAGGGGACACCCGGCTCCGGGCGGTGGCCTGTACGGCCGATACCCCGGACATCCGATCACCCTTGCCATGCTGGGCGACTCCAGCGCGGCCGGTTACGGCACCGAGTCGCCCGAAGAAACCCCTGGCGTGCTGCTGGCCAGCGGTCTCGCGGAGCTGGCGCAGCGGCCGGTCCGGCTCGTCGACGTATCGAGAACGGGCGCCCAGTCCAGCGATCTGGCCGGGCAGATCGACAACGCCCTGCTGGCGGGACCACACGTCGCCGTGATGCTGATCGGCGTCAACGACGTGAAGAACCAGGTCCGCCCGTCGGAGTCTGTCCGCCTGCTCGACGCCGCGGTTCGCCGCCTGCGCGCGGCCCACTGCGAAGTCGTCGTCGGTACCTGTCCAGACCTGGGCCTGGTCCAGCCGATCGTGCCACCGCTGAAGCAAGTGGCGCGCTCCTGGAGCCGCCGACTGGCCGCCGCGCAGACGATCGCCGTCGTCGAAGCCGGCGGCCGGACCGTCTCGATGGGCTCCCTGCTCAGCGAGGCCTTCCGCAAGGACCCGACCCTCTGGGGCCCGGACCGCTTTCATCCCTCGGTGACCGGGTACGCCGCCGCGTCGGCCGCGTTGCTGCCCTCGGTGGCCGCTGCCGTGGGCGTAGGCCCGGACGCGTTCGTTCATCCCGAGGCCTTCCGGGGTGAGGCCGTGCTGCCGATCGCCAAGGCCGCGGTCGAGGCCGTTCGTACCGCGGGTACGGAGGTGGCAGCCACCAAGGTGGCCGGCCGGGAGCGTGGGCCGCGGGGTCGTTGGGCCGAGCTACGGCACCGCCGGCGCCACCCGAAGACCGAGGTGGACAAGCAGCCCGAGCACGCGACGGCCGCCTCCGACGTACCGGCTGATGCTCTGTCCTAA
- a CDS encoding DUF4287 domain-containing protein, whose amino-acid sequence MGLNHSEETHQRLVEKVPQCTGRNMTEWFKLMNDGPSFLRFDDRVRWLSSEYALAHGHATAIVHEYDLVKAHRRMG is encoded by the coding sequence ATGGGCCTGAACCACTCAGAAGAAACGCATCAGCGTCTGGTGGAGAAGGTGCCCCAATGTACCGGGCGCAACATGACCGAGTGGTTCAAGCTGATGAACGACGGACCGTCGTTCCTGCGCTTCGACGACAGGGTGCGGTGGCTATCAAGCGAGTACGCGCTCGCTCATGGGCACGCCACAGCCATCGTCCACGAATACGACCTGGTCAAAGCGCACAGGCGTATGGGCTGA
- a CDS encoding class I SAM-dependent methyltransferase: MRVVEVEGLLDLLDEVFEGRADATSRAASEHWNGILLREGHPLNTDRPDASLVEWHRSGLLPMEKVATALDVGCGLGRNSRWMAGFGASVTGIDIAASALEAARGRGEGVEFREVDFLREVVPGGPFELVYDSGCFHHLAPHRRISYLKSLREVLAPGGYFGICTFTSGLMGSDEPDDVLMRSGRLGEGVGYTEAELAEMFSWLDPIAAGPMPGQDAFDVPVFTQDFLTVALFRNPAEDDQ; this comes from the coding sequence ATGAGGGTTGTTGAGGTCGAGGGGTTGCTGGACCTGCTGGATGAGGTGTTCGAGGGCCGCGCGGATGCGACCAGCCGGGCCGCGTCAGAACACTGGAACGGGATCCTGCTGCGGGAAGGCCATCCGCTGAACACAGATCGTCCCGACGCCAGCCTGGTCGAATGGCATCGGTCCGGGCTGTTGCCGATGGAGAAGGTCGCCACCGCCTTGGATGTCGGCTGCGGCCTTGGGCGGAACAGTCGGTGGATGGCCGGGTTTGGCGCTTCGGTCACGGGGATCGACATCGCCGCCTCCGCGCTTGAGGCCGCGCGTGGTCGTGGGGAGGGCGTGGAGTTCCGCGAGGTCGACTTCTTGCGGGAGGTGGTGCCGGGTGGGCCGTTCGAGTTGGTGTACGACTCTGGGTGCTTTCACCATTTGGCGCCGCATCGGCGGATCTCGTACCTGAAGTCGTTGCGGGAAGTCCTCGCGCCGGGTGGGTACTTCGGGATCTGTACGTTCACCTCCGGCCTTATGGGGTCCGACGAGCCCGACGACGTACTGATGCGCTCGGGACGTCTAGGTGAGGGCGTGGGCTATACCGAGGCGGAGCTGGCGGAGATGTTCTCCTGGCTCGACCCCATCGCCGCCGGCCCGATGCCCGGGCAGGACGCGTTCGACGTACCAGTCTTCACGCAGGACTTCCTGACAGTCGCCCTATTCCGCAACCCCGCCGAGGACGATCAGTGA
- a CDS encoding Bax inhibitor-1/YccA family protein: MQSSNPVLNRSSAFAPGQGQAYPGAAPYGQPGPHNQPGQYGGGYGGPQQYQGAPASSRPMTLDDVIVKTSLTLAVVTISAALSWFMIPDTLVTPAFLAGALLAFALGMVLSFKRTINPALVMIYAVFEGVFLGVGSEFIANYVGSADVVVQAVLATLVTTAMTLATYKYFNIKVTARFTKMVIIATMGFAGVILINFIASMLGFNSGIGGFGAMGLLFAAIGAGLAVFNLILDFDMIERGVAAGAPQNEAWRAAFGLTVTLVWLYWNLLRILAILRGGD, from the coding sequence ATGCAGAGCAGTAACCCGGTCCTGAACCGGTCGAGTGCTTTTGCGCCTGGCCAAGGCCAGGCCTATCCCGGGGCCGCTCCGTACGGTCAGCCGGGTCCCCACAACCAGCCCGGCCAGTACGGCGGTGGCTACGGCGGTCCCCAGCAGTACCAGGGCGCCCCCGCGAGCAGCCGTCCGATGACGCTGGACGACGTGATCGTCAAGACCTCGCTCACGTTGGCCGTCGTCACCATTTCGGCCGCGCTGTCGTGGTTCATGATCCCGGACACGTTGGTCACCCCGGCCTTCCTCGCCGGCGCACTGCTGGCGTTCGCGCTCGGCATGGTGCTGTCGTTCAAGCGGACGATCAACCCCGCGCTGGTGATGATCTACGCCGTCTTCGAGGGCGTTTTCCTCGGTGTCGGTAGCGAGTTCATCGCCAACTACGTCGGCAGTGCGGACGTGGTCGTGCAGGCGGTCCTCGCGACACTGGTCACGACCGCTATGACCCTGGCCACCTACAAGTACTTCAACATCAAGGTGACGGCGCGCTTCACCAAGATGGTCATCATCGCGACCATGGGCTTCGCCGGCGTCATCCTGATCAACTTCATCGCCAGCATGCTCGGCTTCAACAGCGGTATCGGCGGGTTCGGCGCGATGGGCCTGCTGTTCGCCGCGATCGGTGCCGGCCTGGCCGTGTTCAACCTGATCCTCGACTTCGACATGATCGAGCGCGGTGTCGCCGCCGGTGCCCCGCAGAACGAGGCGTGGCGCGCGGCCTTCGGCCTGACCGTCACCCTGGTCTGGCTGTACTGGAACCTGCTGCGGATCCTCGCGATCCTCCGCGGTGGCGACTGA
- a CDS encoding IS110 family transposase, with product MLEQTQDVEEIIARVAALDIGKAELVCCVRIPDPGRPGRRLQEVDRYSTMTRSLLRLADRLVELGVSRVVMEATSDYWKPPFYLLEAAGLETWLVNAKDVKHLPGRPKTDRLDAVWLCKVAERQMLRASFVPPLPIRQLRDLTRYRVDLVNACTAEKNRVEKLLEDACIKVSVVASDIFGVSGRDMLAALAGGERDPKVLAQLARSRMRAKIGDLEEAFTGYFTDHHAYLLAKMLARIDQIEADIADLEDRIGDQIAPFAEAVERLDEIPGIGRVTAHVIIAEIGTDMTRFPTPGHLASWARFAPGVKESAGKKKGTGATGHGNSYLARVLGEAAVCAGKTDTFLGERYRRIARRRGRKKAIVAVGRSILVIVWHLLSDPDAHFHDLGPDFYDNRINPERKRRNHVRQLQALGYNVTLEPVA from the coding sequence GTGCTGGAGCAGACGCAGGATGTCGAGGAGATCATCGCGCGGGTCGCGGCGCTGGACATCGGTAAGGCCGAGTTGGTGTGTTGTGTGCGGATTCCGGATCCGGGCCGGCCGGGGCGCCGGTTGCAGGAGGTGGACCGGTATTCGACGATGACGCGGTCGTTGTTGCGGCTGGCTGACCGGCTGGTCGAGCTGGGGGTGTCGCGGGTGGTGATGGAGGCGACCTCGGACTATTGGAAGCCGCCGTTCTATCTGCTGGAGGCGGCCGGGTTGGAGACCTGGCTGGTGAACGCCAAGGATGTGAAGCATTTGCCGGGTCGGCCGAAGACCGACCGGCTGGATGCGGTGTGGTTGTGCAAGGTGGCGGAGCGGCAGATGCTGCGGGCCAGTTTCGTGCCGCCGTTGCCGATCCGCCAGTTGCGGGATCTGACCCGGTATCGGGTTGATTTGGTGAACGCGTGCACTGCGGAGAAGAACCGGGTGGAGAAGCTGCTGGAAGATGCCTGTATCAAGGTGTCGGTGGTCGCGTCGGACATTTTCGGGGTGTCGGGGCGGGACATGCTGGCCGCGCTGGCCGGGGGTGAGCGGGACCCGAAGGTGCTGGCGCAGTTGGCCCGGTCCCGGATGCGGGCCAAGATCGGTGACCTGGAAGAAGCCTTCACCGGATACTTCACCGACCACCACGCCTATCTGCTGGCCAAGATGCTGGCCCGGATCGACCAGATCGAAGCCGATATCGCCGACCTCGAAGACAGGATCGGCGACCAGATCGCCCCTTTCGCCGAGGCGGTGGAACGACTCGATGAGATCCCCGGCATCGGGCGGGTCACCGCGCACGTGATCATCGCCGAAATCGGGACCGACATGACCCGGTTCCCCACCCCGGGCCACCTGGCGTCGTGGGCCAGGTTCGCCCCCGGGGTTAAAGAATCGGCCGGGAAGAAGAAAGGCACCGGCGCCACCGGCCACGGCAACTCCTACCTGGCCCGGGTCCTGGGCGAGGCCGCCGTCTGCGCCGGTAAAACCGACACCTTCCTCGGCGAACGCTACCGGCGCATCGCCAGACGCCGCGGCCGCAAGAAAGCCATCGTCGCGGTCGGCCGCTCCATCCTGGTCATCGTCTGGCACCTGCTATCCGATCCCGACGCCCACTTCCACGA